The stretch of DNA TCTTCAATCGTACGACGCAGTGGCCCTTGGATTAACAGTGCATAGATAATCAAAATGACCACACCGACGACAGGAACAAACACAAGGTTTCCGGCCATCAGCCAAATTAACGCCAAGAACATCAGCGCGAATGGTAAGTCGATTAACGAGCCAATGGTTGCTGAGGTAAAGAACTCACGGATTGATTCAAATTCTTGCAGGTTTTTCGCGAAAGCGCCAACAGAGGCGGGCTTTGCTTCCATGCGAATCCCCAGAACTTTACTGAACAGTTTAGAGGAAATTAAGATATCGGATTTTTTCCCCGCGACATCAATGAAGTAACTGCGCATTAACTTGAGAAGCAGATCGAAAAGGAAGACGACGAAAATACCACTCGCCAACACCCACAGGGTTTCAAAGGCAAGGTTAGGGACTACTTTGTCGTACACCAAACGAGTAAACATTGGCGCGGCAATGGCGAAGATATTGATCAGAATGGATGCTATCAACACGTCACGATAGATGTTTTTAGATTCCCAAATAGTGCTCCAAAACCAGTGACCTTTGCGTGTTTTTAGAACTTCTGGTGAACGTTCATCATAACGGAATTGTTTTTTTACCAAGAAGTAGCGGCCGATGAATTGTTCTTTGAGTTCATCGACTGGAATGACGATAGGCACCATCCCGCTTTCTGCGGTGATGATCTCTGCTTCTTGTTTTTCTAAATCGATACTATTTAGAACACATGCTTCGCCCTGTTTGAGAAGTAGAATAGCAGGCAGAATCAGGTGAGGAATACTTTCTAACTCGGAACGGTTTTCTTTCGCCACTAATCCCGCTCGTTCAGCTGAACGAGGGAATAGGAAAGGGGTTAGCTTTCCATCGGATAGTGGTAGCCCATTGATCAACGCTTCGGGCGAGTTAGCTAACCCGTAATACCGACTAACGTAGATCAGTGAGTTTAATAGTGGATCTTGCATGCGATATAACCCTTACAACTATTTATCAACAATGAAGCCTTGGAACACTTCTACGTAGTTATCAGACAGGATATCTAGCTGAGTCTGAGTTTCTATTCGAGACGCAATGGTGGTTATGCCTAGGTTGTGAGCGGTTCTAGAGATCGACGTTAAGGTGAATTTCTGTTTTTCATCATCAAGGTTGTGCGTAAACAAGTAATCCAACTTCACATAGCTTGGGCGGTACTCGTTGATGTAATCCAATGATTGGAAATTACGTCCGTAGTTATCAACACCGAATACGGACTCAGCGTTACGAATGGTGTTACACAGCAGCGCCGTGTAGTGCGGAACATTGATGAAACAATTTTCTGGAATCTCAAAATGCAGCAGGTGAGCAATTGAGGCATTGTGTTCAAGAGTTTTACCAATCCAGCGGATGAAGCTCGGCTGAGAAATACTGCTTGGCGAAATATTGATAGCAACGGGGCTCGTTATTTCTTTCGCATTCAGTTTCTCTATCATCTTCTCGATAACGTATTGGTCGAGAATGTGGCTCATTTCTAACTGTTCTAGTGCGTATAGATATTGGTTTGCACCGTAACGAACCCCTTCTTTTTCAATCGCAGAGAACACTTCTTGGTGATACGTTTTGCCAAAGCTATTGTTTGCAGCTTGCAGACGGAAGGTGACAAGGTCGTTGATGATCGCTTCTTCAACCAACATACGCCATTGTTGTTTACCCATCACAGCACCATGATCGTCTGCCGTTACGTAGCCGTAAGTCAGTTCTCGGTTCGCCTTGGCACTTGAGAGCGCGTTATCGACCAACGACATGATTTCGGTACTGGTTTTTCGCGTGTTGCTGTATGTCACACCTAGAGCGATGTGTGGGTTCGCCGTACCTGTTGGGTCTGAGCCTAGGTTTTGAATGCAGTTTACGATGCTGCCAGCAACAAGTTTAAGTTCGCTTTCATCAATGTTTGGCATGATGAAACCGAATTCGTCACTAGAAATACGGGCGATGGTGATATCTGGTGATGAGATTGAAGCTTGCAGCTGTTCAGCCAGTTGATGAACCAAGGCATCTCCTTCTTGATAGCCTTTTTCGTCGTACTCTTCACTAATAAACTCGGCTTTTAGTACGGCTAAACCACCTAAACTGGACTCTTCTAACCACTGAGTTAATTGAGACATGTAGTAAGCGCGGTTGCCTAGCTGAGATACAGGGTCGATATACGCTCTTTCACGCAGCTTTTGAGCTTCTTTCGCTTGGTTTTTAAAGGCCAGTTCAACTTGGGTCGACATGTGGTTGATACCGTCGACAACTAAGGTGAGATCCTTTGTTTTCGGACGAGCCAGTGGTTCACCAAACTGATTCTTCGCGATCTGATCCATCTTAGTAATGATCAACGAGAGCGGGCGTAAAGCACGCTTAAGGATCCAAGAGATAGACACTAAACCGAGCAAGAAGATCGTGCCAAAGATGCTCAGTAAGCGGATGAACGCTTGCCAAAGCTGATCGTAGGCAGGACCAGGGTGACTTACGATCTCGACTTCTGCCAGTTGCATCCAGCCACTGGTAATTACGCGGCGGTCATGAACAGGCTCAAATAAATTTAGGTTGGTAAACCACTCTGGTACGCCGGTTGGCTTTACAGGGTATGAACGGAGAATGTCATCCCCGGTGTCTAGGAAAATCAATCGCACGACGGAATAAGAACTGCCATCAAATAGGGCGTTGATAACAGACTCCACTGCCACCTTGTCCTTTTCTTCTAGGTAAGGGGCGAGAGCCAGTCCAACAGTATTAATGGTATTACTTACCTCAGAGCGTTGCTGCTCCTCTAAGTATCCACGGGTGGTATTGAATTCGATCATAAAAACTGACGTCATCAGCAGTATGAATACCGCAACCATCCCGACCACAAGCTGTTTATATAAAGTCATTGTACCTACTCATCGTAATTGATAATGGGTTTGTTTAAATTTAGAGAGCGCTCACGAGAACGTAGGTCGTTCCATAAGCTCAATCTTGAAGATTTCCCTGCCAGCTTACCGCTGCCTGCTGCCGACTTAATTAACCAAAGGTTTTTACCATTGAAACTGTATATCGGTCGCAGGTCTCCGCGTTTAGAACCGCGTTTTATTTCAGGGTTTAAGTTATCCAAAATTAGTGGTTCTGCACTGGGTGTCGAGTAGTACGCCAACACCATATGGAATTGGTTTAACTCAAGTGCTTTTACGTACACCAATCGCAATTTTTTATCTGGGACGCCGAGTTCAAGTAAAGAGAAGTATTTTGCAATAGTGAAGTCTTCGCAATCGCCGGCGTTGCTGCCTAAAAACTCCAGTGGTGTCGCCCAGTAGTCATTCTTTCCCCACAGTATGTTGTCATCGACAAAGTACATTTGGTTGAAGAACCGGTTTACCGAATCGAGCTTTTCCGTTTCACTTAGCCCTTCGTACGACGTCATATTGGAGCGCCATGTTGCCACTCGTTTTCCGGCTCTTTCCCCGTAGGTTGCAGTAACCGCGTCTATCCACCTTTGGTCGCTCTTGTTGAGCGCGACTGAGGTAAAAGAGGTGAGGACCAGCAACAATAACGAAATCCGAGATTTCATAGCCTCTGCTCTTGTCTGTTCACTGTGTATTGAAAGGCGCTATCAAGCATCAAACGTCCTTACTCTTTTAATGCGTTGTTTTGAGCGCTTAATAGTGGCTTCAACATGTACTCAAGTACGGTTCTCTTGCCCGTGATGATATCGACTGAGGCTGTCATACCTGGAATGATCGGCAACTCTTCGTTATGTCCAAAGCTGTATTTATCGGTACGTACACGCACGATGTAGAAGCTGTTGCCTTCTTCATCTTGAGTGGTATCGGCACTGATGTGTTCTAGTACACCTTCTAAACCGCCATATTTTGTGAAGTCATAGGCACTAAATTTAACAATGGCGGTCAGTTCTGGGCGTAGGAATGCGATATCTTGCGGAGCGATTTTAGCTTCAACCAATAGCGAGTCTTCAGTCGGTACAATCTCAACAATGTCCATACCCGGCTGAATAACACCACCCACGGTATTAATACCTAGCGTTTTGACTGTGCCCGTTACGGGAGAGACCACGATGGTACGGTTTACTCTGTCTTCAAGGCCAACCGAAGATTCGGTCATTGCAGAGAGCTTGTCTTGTGCTTGGTTCAGTTTTTCTTGTTGTTCTGAGCGGAAACTCAATGCAGCATCGATACGGCTGAGCATCGCTTCTTTGATGGCGGAACGTAGAAGAGGGATTTTGAGTTCGCTCGAGGTCATTTCTCGGCGAGTGTCATTCACTTGTCTTTGAAGCTTGAGGAGTTCAATTCTTGGCACCACCCCTTCATCGGCAAGCGGCTTTGTTATATCTAATTCTTGGCGGGCGAATTTGTAACTTTGTCTTAAGTTATTGACGCGCGATTTTATTTCAACAAGGTCTTGTTGCTTCTGTTCAACTTGTTGATCAAAAACGGAAAGTTGGTTTCTTAGGTTGTTCAGGTCTTGACGATATTCGGCTTTTTGGCGATTAACCAGTTTAGGTTGAAGTTCGTATAGCTTTGGTGGGAAGGCGAGTTTGCCGTAGTCGAGTAACACACTTTGTTTCCAGTCTTCGACGGAGAACTCTTCGTTGATGACCACGCTGTTAAAGGAAGCTGAAAGCATTAATACGCTGGCAGTTAAGTTTGCCACTTGTTGTTCGCGCTCTCGGAAGTCAGAACGGAATCGAGTGTCATCGATCAACAGCAGCTGTTGACCTTTTTGAACGCGTTGACCCTCCCTTACTAATATTTCTTTTACGAGGCCGCCCTCAAGGTTTTGCACCACTTGGATTTGGGAAGAGGGGATGACCTTGCCTTGGCCAACGGTGACTTTATCGATCTCAGCCCAAGCGGACCACCCAATAGCAGCAATAAAAAACAGAACGATCACCCATAACATAATACGCGCACTGGTGGGCGTATTGAGTAGTAGTGCCGCTGTTTTATCATCGACGTACTCAAGTTCGGTTTCGTTCAATTTGCTGTAATTCTTCTGGCTCATGACTGTCCTTGTTTGCTAAATAAAAGTGCAAGCCTATTGAGTGTATTCTTACTTTTGATAAATGTTAAGATTTTGCTCCTTTAAATCTTTGAATTTATATATTTTTTAAGACTTATCGGTTCTTGAAATCTGTTTTATCCAATTGGTGCTTTCTCAGCTTGTCATACAGTGTCTTTCGCGACACTTGCAGCTCTTGTTGCACTTCTTTTAAACGCCCTTGATGGCGATGTAGTGCCTCAATTAAGATAATTTGTTCAAAGCTATCAGTGCGTTGGTTCAACGACTGTTGCTGCTCCTCAATGCTCACGTCACGTTCATCCGCATCATTTTGCTCACCAGTATCACCGTCGAGCGACGGCTGCTTAATTTGAGTCAGCACTCTGAGTTCGGCATGTTGGCGAAGCTGGCGAATGTTTTCCGTCCAATGAGTCGCAATGAGTCGTTGAATCTCTTTTTCTGTAATGACAGGTGGCGGCAGCTGATATCGACTTGCCGCACCACGAGCAAAATGCTTAAACAAGGAGCCAATATCTTCGGTTCGTTGCGCCAAGGTTAGCAAATCAAATCGGCGGAACTCACCTACAATTGTAGTTGGAACTATTGTCGTTGCGATAATGATACAAGTTGCATTGGTCTTGCATGAGTTTTCACGAAGTAGAGTGGGTTTTAGAGCTGCTAACCAGCGCCATTGTTGTGAAGTTAGTGCTTCTGTTTCATGGATATAAAGTGTTCCGCCCTGATGTTTGCTGAATAATTGCACAACAAACTGATCAAACGTAGCTTGGTCATTGCGTGGTAAATTGAACGCAGCGACAGGGCAAAGTTCTGCGGATTGATGGCTGTGTAGATCGTGCGTGTACTGCGCCGTGACCCTTTTACCTGTCCCTAGATCGCCGACAAACAGTAGAAGAGGGTGAGTTTTGGTATCTAAGGTGATCAGTTCTCGGCGTAATGCCTGCATGGATGGCGATTGACCAATCAGTTTTGGTCCCACCTGATTCTGCATCGCCAACTCTTTACGTAATAAGTTGTTCTCTTCAACCAGTGCGAGTTTATCTGCGGCTTTTTTTACCGCGGTGAGCAGGGCATCGACCACAAATGGCTTTTCCAGAAAATCGTAAGCGCCGGCTTTCATTGCGGACACCGCTGTTTGCACGTCACCATGCCCAGTAAGGACGATGATCTGAAAATTAGGATTTTGGCTCAGCAACTTTTGTGTCAATTGAATGCCATCCATCACAGGCATGTGAATATCGGTGATGACAATTCCAGCTTGCGCGGTATCTATTTTCTTTAGTGCCTCAATAGCATTAGGAAAGCAGACGATATCGATGCCTTCAATGAGCATGGCTTGTTCTACGGAGTCTCGGATTGCGGGTTCATCGTCGACAAAATAGAGTTTAGGCATAGAGTGCAAAAGTCGAGTCCTTAACAGTATGTGATTTGCTGTATGTCAGATTAGCAGTATGTAACATTCGTTTTCTAATCCACAATAACAACGGCACGTCAGCCCTTATCGTTATATAACGGGATGTTTAGCGAGAATACCATGCCTGAAGGCTCTAATCGGTTCGCGCTGATCGTGCCGTGATACGCTTCAATAATCCGTTTCGATATTGAGAGTCCAAGCCCCAAGCCTTCCGGTTTAGTGGTAAAAAACGGGTCGAACAACTTTTCTAATTTGTCGTCCTGCATGCCAATTCCGTTATCCCAAATGATCACCTGACAGGAGTCATGATGCAGTTGCCATTCGATGCCTATCTGTGGGCTAGCCTGTTGGTCTACGTTTTCCAGGTTTTGTTGCTGCTGCAAGACTTTCTGTTCAAGAACTTGTTGTTGAAGCGCTTGAGTCGCGTTGTGAATCAGGTTAACCAGTACTTGTTCGAGCTCGGTTGGGTGAATCGCAATGTTAATGTCGTCTGACACTGTGCTTAATCTTAACGTGATGCCTTGTTTGATCATTAGCGCACTAAGAATACTGGTCGCGTTGTTGATCGATTGATGCAGGTTTGCGACGTGATGTTCTTGCTTGGTGACCTTGCGAGTGAAGACTTTAAGACGCGCGATGATCTCGGTAATTGAGGTATTCAAAGCAATCATCTTATCGAGATTGCTTTTGACCAAGTCAGTCCGTTCCATTTCAAGCAGCTTTAAGCTGTTCTCACTGTATGTTCGCAGCGCTGCAAGTGGTTGGTTGATTTCGTGGTTAATGCTGGCTGACAGCTCACCGAGTACCGCTAATTTTGCGGTTTGTGTCAGCTCTTGTTCTGTCTGTTTCAACTTCGACTGCGACTCTTGGTATTGAAAAAGGGTTTGTTGCAGCTGTTGATTGGATTGCTTCAAGTAGTGAGTGCGTTTATCAACGGTTTGCTCTAGGTTTTGGTTGAGTCGGGTCAACGCCACTTTCGCGAGATAAGTCTGGCGCCACGACCAAGCGATGAGCATCACCAAGCTGTAAATCACTACGAAGATGACATCGATCTGCACGACTTTAATAAGCTCAGCTCTGGTCTCTTTTAGCGCGACGACTTGGTACTGGTTGTTGTTGACCGTTGCAGGGTAAAGATTAAAAGCACCAAGCTTGAATAGCTGGTTAGCGGTGAGCTCTTTTCGGATTTCATTGGATTGAAGGTTCTTAGATTGATTGGCGTTGCTAGCTTCTGACTGAGAGCTTGAAGCACGGAAGGCTTCGATGATCGAAATTTCGCTTTGACCGTATTGGCGTTGAAGTGCGATATCCGTTTGTTGTTGCTGAGTTAATGGCAACAATGAATGGTAAAGCCATGGAGCCTGGCTTGATAGAAAGACTACTTGGTTAGAGTCGAGTACCACGATCTCATAGTCGTCGCTGGTTAGGATGTTTTCGAGGTTCTCTAAACTCACCTTTACGGTGATAACACCAACAATGTCATTCTCTATATACAGTGGTGAAGATAAAAAATAACCGCGTACATTCGAGCGAGCGCCTAGTGCGACATATTGTGTATTGTTGCCTTGAATGGCTGAAGCAAAGTAGGGGCGAAATGAGAAGTTCTCGCCTACAAAAGTGCGAGGCTTTTGGTAATTACTGGAAGCGATGACAGTACCGCTCGGGTCATGAATATAGATGGTGTCAGCTTGGCTTTGATTAGACCATTCAAACAGTAATTGATTGAGTTGAGTGGCGGAAATCTTGTCTGTTTGTGGTGATGAGTCAAAATAAGAGAGCAGACGAGGGTCATGGCTGAGTAAATCCGGGATCTGTTTGAACTTATCCAGTTCAGAATCGATTTGTAGATTGGCTTTATTGGCCGCTTCATTGAGTTGCTGAGTGACGATTTTTTCTTGGAATTGTACTGCCATAAAGTGGGTTGCAGTCAGTCCTGCAGTTCCCAATAATAATGAGAATAAAACAAAAGGAGTCATTAGGTTAGGCAGTATCTTGGTCACTTGGATCTCAGCGTGTAATCGGTTTGTATAAAGGTTATCAATATGATTGATTGAGTACCGAGATCTTGTTAACACCGAACACCTTCTGTCAGACAAAACCATGGCTTAGACTTGTGTTTCAAAGGATTACAGCGCAAAATCACAAAAAATTGAAAGGAGCAACGAAATGGAACTGACAGATATTCGTCGTGAATATGCTAAGGGTGGACTGAGACGTAAAGACTTAGCCGCAGACCCTATTGAGCAATTCAATCTATGGTTAGAGCAAGCCATCGAAGCTAAGATGACTGACCCTACTGCCATGACAGTTGCCACGGTTGATGAAAATGGTCAGCCATTCCAACGAATTGTTTTGCTAAAGAATGTTGATAAAGACGGTTTCGTTTTTTACACCAACTTAGGAAGCCGTAAAGCGCACCAACTTGAGCACAACAGCAAAATCAGTTTGCACTTCCCTTGGCATCCACTTGAGCGACAAGTTCACATTACTGGCACCGCTGAAAAGCTGACAGCAATGGAAAACATGAAGTACTTCTCGTCACGTCCAAAAGAGAGCCAATTGGCCGCGATTGCAAGTAAGCAGAGTAGCCGTATCTCAGCTCGTGGCATTTTAGAAGGTAAGTATCTAGAGCTTAAACAGAAGTTTGCTAAAGGAGAGATTCCGGTGCCTTCTTTCTGGGGTGGCTTCCGAGTTCGCGTGGATAGTATTGAGTTTTGGCAGGGGGGTGAACACCGCTTGCATGACCGTTTCTTGTTCTCACGCCAAGACAATAGCTGGGATATTGACCGCCTAGCGCCTTAGGCTTATGGATCTTAAGTGGTCTACACCGAATAGAACATACAAAAATACCGCTGACTTGGTGATTAGAAACATCAAGCAGCGGTATTTTTTTATCTGTACATTCCCAGATTCATCGACGAGTTGGTCATTCAACTCATTTATCACTGTGCAGCACAACGGAGATCTGTTTATTGAGCAGGGTTTCTGGGATCACGGAGCCTAAGCCCGAGTCCAGTGCATACTCAATTAATTGGCTTTTGCTGCGCGCATCGAACTTCTGTTTCAATCTCGCGACATGACCTTCGACCGTTTTGATTGAAATGTCTAACGTAGACGCAATGTATTGAGGCTTCTTGCCGAAAAGCAGTAAGAACAACACCTCTGATTCTCGCGAAGTCAGCCGCTTTTGCAGCTTAGACACGCGCGGCTCTGATCCCGCAAGTGATGCTTGATTACCTTTCGCTCCTGTTGCCTGACAAACCCAGTGGCCGACTTCTAAGATCGCAGTATCAGTGAGCTCTTGCCCATAGAAGATAGTGCCTTGGACATTGTCGTTATCATCAAGCCAAGGGGTTTTGGTAAAGATATGGGCGTGCCAGCGTCCGTCTGGATAGGGGTGAATATCGAGGATTTTAAGGGTGCTGCGTGTGTCCATCACATGTTTGTCTTGAGCCCTGAAATCTTGCGCGCACTCAATGGTTTGACTGGGCATGTCGAAGTCGGTCAAACCAGTACAAGTCTCATCGAGTTTTAAGCCAATCAGTTTGTTGTAGGCAAGGTTTGCGTACACGAAGACCGAATCAGTATCTTTGCAGCCCCAGCAACCTGGAAGTTGTTCAAATAAAGAACGATGTATGGAGTTGAATGGATCTGGCAAGGTTTTATCTCGTAAGCAGAGGTATAGCAATAATATCAGTTTCTTATAGCGCTGCAATGGCAATTAGAGTTTGTACTCTGCTCGAAAAATAGGGGGGTGAATGACAGTTAAACGGATTGTTGACTAACTGCTTCAATCACGGGGAATAGATGGGCAAAAGGGGTGATAAACAGGCAAAAAAAAGCCAGCCTGAAGAGGGGCTGGCTAAAGACAAGATATGCCTTGTCGACATGTAGAAGATTTTCAGCTTAATTTACGAGGGTCAGGTAAATTAAACTGAGGCATCAATTTGATACCCAGAGTGACTTACTACTCTATCGACGAATCTACTCCTAGGAATGCTTATGCATAAGGGGGGAATTCCCCTATAAATGCTGCTCAATGTGATAATTGAGAACTTAGAGTAAATATTTGAGATGCTGAGTCAGTGATTGAAAGCCTACAGCTCTCGTACTACTCGGAATCCTAGATAGTTCGCTGCCGTTGAAGGCGGTACGTACAGTTCGTTAAACACTTTTGCCTCTTCTGGAGAGAAGCTCCACGCGCCACCTTTCGCTAAACCTTTCTGAATGGTTGTCCATTCCCATACGTTACCCACCATGTCGTAGAAGCCTGTTGGTGTTGGCAGGAATGATTTAACTGGAGATGTGCTAACGTTTGACCAAGGCGTACCAGCCCAGCCAGTGTTGGCCTTACCTGAGCGGAACTCGTTACCCCACCAGAAGTTGGTGTCTTGACCTGCTCTTGCTGCAGCTTCCCACTCTTGTGGTGTAGGTAAACGGTAAGTGAAACCGGTGTTTTGAGATAACCAACGAGTATACGCTTTTGCATCATTTTGGCTGACACATACAACGGGTGAGTTATCTGCTTGTTTAAAGCCAGGGCTTTGCCAGTCATTGTCCGAAATGGTTGTGATCTCTGCATTGACGAACGTATCGCAGGTGTTCATTAGCTCTGCGTCTGTTTGGTAGCCAGTGCTGTCAACAAATGTTCTAAAGTCTTGAACGCGGGTAGGTGTTGCGGCTAATGCAAACGGCTGTTTGATCGTCACTTGTTGTGCGTTGTTTTCACCGAGTAGGTAGCGACCTGAGCCGACAACAATCATTTCAGGGCTCTGAATGTTGTTTCCCATCGGGTCTGCAAACTTGGTACCGACATTCAATGAGTTCTGCTTGGCCTGTAATACGGCTCGTAGGTTGTGATCGCGGGCTATCTTCAGCTCTTGGTGGAAAGAAAGGTAACCCTCTTTCTCAATCGTGACCATGTGCTGGCCTGTTGGTAACATCACTTCAACGGGTGTGCTGCCATAGTTCACGCCGTTGATAGAAACCTTGTCGTTGTATTGATTTGAACGAACCACCAAGTTAACCCAAGCGACTTCTTTTTGCTGGTCGTTGGCTTGTTGCTCGCTTTGAGTGAAACAGTTTGATGACTGAATACCAAGCAGACGACAAGGTGTGTTCTTATCTGGACGAGTTTCTAGGTTCGCCGCAATCACCGCTCGGTAACGGTTATCTTCAGAGAAGCCCGAGGATTTCACTTTGTGTTGCAGAACGTGAATATTCAATGAAGCAGACGCAAGGTGCTCTTTCACTGTTTTCGATTCGGTCGCGTTGTCCACCAGGCTGTGCTGGAATTGTTTTACCGCTTTTTGAAGTGCCAAGGTCATCGTTTGGTCTGAACATTGCGCCAGTGTCATATCGCTGCTGCAACGGTTCGTAAAGCTAACTGTTTGCTCTTCCGTCTGAGTGATCTCGTTTCTGAGTCGCTCAGCTCTTGCTCTTAGCTTATTTTGGTTCAGATTAGCGATTGAAGCTTCTGCTGCCGCTTTCTCTGCTTGAATAGCCTCAAGTTCCATCACTAAGCCTTGCTGCTTCTGCTCTGAATCTGAAATCGCAAGCTTGCCTTCTTTAACTGTTTTCCAAGCGCCTTGGAAGCGGTTTTGAGCCGGCGAGATATCGAAATCGGGCT from Vibrio splendidus encodes:
- a CDS encoding bifunctional diguanylate cyclase/phosphodiesterase; this encodes MTLYKQLVVGMVAVFILLMTSVFMIEFNTTRGYLEEQQRSEVSNTINTVGLALAPYLEEKDKVAVESVINALFDGSSYSVVRLIFLDTGDDILRSYPVKPTGVPEWFTNLNLFEPVHDRRVITSGWMQLAEVEIVSHPGPAYDQLWQAFIRLLSIFGTIFLLGLVSISWILKRALRPLSLIITKMDQIAKNQFGEPLARPKTKDLTLVVDGINHMSTQVELAFKNQAKEAQKLRERAYIDPVSQLGNRAYYMSQLTQWLEESSLGGLAVLKAEFISEEYDEKGYQEGDALVHQLAEQLQASISSPDITIARISSDEFGFIMPNIDESELKLVAGSIVNCIQNLGSDPTGTANPHIALGVTYSNTRKTSTEIMSLVDNALSSAKANRELTYGYVTADDHGAVMGKQQWRMLVEEAIINDLVTFRLQAANNSFGKTYHQEVFSAIEKEGVRYGANQYLYALEQLEMSHILDQYVIEKMIEKLNAKEITSPVAINISPSSISQPSFIRWIGKTLEHNASIAHLLHFEIPENCFINVPHYTALLCNTIRNAESVFGVDNYGRNFQSLDYINEYRPSYVKLDYLFTHNLDDEKQKFTLTSISRTAHNLGITTIASRIETQTQLDILSDNYVEVFQGFIVDK
- a CDS encoding transglutaminase-like cysteine peptidase, with the translated sequence MKSRISLLLLVLTSFTSVALNKSDQRWIDAVTATYGERAGKRVATWRSNMTSYEGLSETEKLDSVNRFFNQMYFVDDNILWGKNDYWATPLEFLGSNAGDCEDFTIAKYFSLLELGVPDKKLRLVYVKALELNQFHMVLAYYSTPSAEPLILDNLNPEIKRGSKRGDLRPIYSFNGKNLWLIKSAAGSGKLAGKSSRLSLWNDLRSRERSLNLNKPIINYDE
- a CDS encoding HlyD family type I secretion periplasmic adaptor subunit, encoding MSQKNYSKLNETELEYVDDKTAALLLNTPTSARIMLWVIVLFFIAAIGWSAWAEIDKVTVGQGKVIPSSQIQVVQNLEGGLVKEILVREGQRVQKGQQLLLIDDTRFRSDFREREQQVANLTASVLMLSASFNSVVINEEFSVEDWKQSVLLDYGKLAFPPKLYELQPKLVNRQKAEYRQDLNNLRNQLSVFDQQVEQKQQDLVEIKSRVNNLRQSYKFARQELDITKPLADEGVVPRIELLKLQRQVNDTRREMTSSELKIPLLRSAIKEAMLSRIDAALSFRSEQQEKLNQAQDKLSAMTESSVGLEDRVNRTIVVSPVTGTVKTLGINTVGGVIQPGMDIVEIVPTEDSLLVEAKIAPQDIAFLRPELTAIVKFSAYDFTKYGGLEGVLEHISADTTQDEEGNSFYIVRVRTDKYSFGHNEELPIIPGMTASVDIITGKRTVLEYMLKPLLSAQNNALKE
- a CDS encoding sigma-54-dependent transcriptional regulator; the encoded protein is MPKLYFVDDEPAIRDSVEQAMLIEGIDIVCFPNAIEALKKIDTAQAGIVITDIHMPVMDGIQLTQKLLSQNPNFQIIVLTGHGDVQTAVSAMKAGAYDFLEKPFVVDALLTAVKKAADKLALVEENNLLRKELAMQNQVGPKLIGQSPSMQALRRELITLDTKTHPLLLFVGDLGTGKRVTAQYTHDLHSHQSAELCPVAAFNLPRNDQATFDQFVVQLFSKHQGGTLYIHETEALTSQQWRWLAALKPTLLRENSCKTNATCIIIATTIVPTTIVGEFRRFDLLTLAQRTEDIGSLFKHFARGAASRYQLPPPVITEKEIQRLIATHWTENIRQLRQHAELRVLTQIKQPSLDGDTGEQNDADERDVSIEEQQQSLNQRTDSFEQIILIEALHRHQGRLKEVQQELQVSRKTLYDKLRKHQLDKTDFKNR
- a CDS encoding sensor histidine kinase, which codes for MTKILPNLMTPFVLFSLLLGTAGLTATHFMAVQFQEKIVTQQLNEAANKANLQIDSELDKFKQIPDLLSHDPRLLSYFDSSPQTDKISATQLNQLLFEWSNQSQADTIYIHDPSGTVIASSNYQKPRTFVGENFSFRPYFASAIQGNNTQYVALGARSNVRGYFLSSPLYIENDIVGVITVKVSLENLENILTSDDYEIVVLDSNQVVFLSSQAPWLYHSLLPLTQQQQTDIALQRQYGQSEISIIEAFRASSSQSEASNANQSKNLQSNEIRKELTANQLFKLGAFNLYPATVNNNQYQVVALKETRAELIKVVQIDVIFVVIYSLVMLIAWSWRQTYLAKVALTRLNQNLEQTVDKRTHYLKQSNQQLQQTLFQYQESQSKLKQTEQELTQTAKLAVLGELSASINHEINQPLAALRTYSENSLKLLEMERTDLVKSNLDKMIALNTSITEIIARLKVFTRKVTKQEHHVANLHQSINNATSILSALMIKQGITLRLSTVSDDINIAIHPTELEQVLVNLIHNATQALQQQVLEQKVLQQQQNLENVDQQASPQIGIEWQLHHDSCQVIIWDNGIGMQDDKLEKLFDPFFTTKPEGLGLGLSISKRIIEAYHGTISANRLEPSGMVFSLNIPLYNDKG
- the pdxH gene encoding pyridoxamine 5'-phosphate oxidase: MELTDIRREYAKGGLRRKDLAADPIEQFNLWLEQAIEAKMTDPTAMTVATVDENGQPFQRIVLLKNVDKDGFVFYTNLGSRKAHQLEHNSKISLHFPWHPLERQVHITGTAEKLTAMENMKYFSSRPKESQLAAIASKQSSRISARGILEGKYLELKQKFAKGEIPVPSFWGGFRVRVDSIEFWQGGEHRLHDRFLFSRQDNSWDIDRLAP
- a CDS encoding helix-turn-helix transcriptional regulator, with the translated sequence MPLQRYKKLILLLYLCLRDKTLPDPFNSIHRSLFEQLPGCWGCKDTDSVFVYANLAYNKLIGLKLDETCTGLTDFDMPSQTIECAQDFRAQDKHVMDTRSTLKILDIHPYPDGRWHAHIFTKTPWLDDNDNVQGTIFYGQELTDTAILEVGHWVCQATGAKGNQASLAGSEPRVSKLQKRLTSRESEVLFLLLFGKKPQYIASTLDISIKTVEGHVARLKQKFDARSKSQLIEYALDSGLGSVIPETLLNKQISVVLHSDK